TGGTTTGCACAGTATTCCAGCAACTAATCAGTTCCTCATAAGGCATCTATACTGTAATACATGTagacatgaccaaaaaaatgcaattactaCTAATTTTATGAACGGTTCAATAAGTTAAAGGAGCCAACTAGATTTCCTACAGAACCACACAGTATTGAAGGAGAAGAAACTGTAACAGCATCTTTATAGCTACATGTCGATTGTTGAGTAAACTCTTGCCCCAGTGAACTTCAGTCTAACACATCAACAGCCAGATATCTATTGACTGGAATCTACTGTACGTTACGATGTGTCTAATAGACTAATGCATCCATTTTGCCTTGGAAACCCTTTAAATAGGAAGGTACACCTgcagaaaactgtttaaatggCACGAGGCGGCTCAGCTTACAATGTTATCATCACTGAAAAGCCATTTATCAACGCAGCCTCTGTAAAAATGGCCACCTTGCCAGTTAAATAAGCTTTTATGAACGCAATACTGTATATTTGCAATAGAATCAAAGTTAGTGATTCACTTTAGTCTGCAACAGACATGtagtatactgtatgtatgtatgtgtcaTCATTTGTGTTGAAGCCTTGATTTTCTCAGTGTGCGATAACATTCAATTTTACAGCTTTGGAATCATCCTCCTCACTCACGTGCAGTTAGAAAGTCccagttaaatatttaaaaaaaaggataaagggAATCGTCTCATTgccatgacattaaaaatgtgaacaatCCCATGATCAGATCTTGCAGGGTTAAGAAGAGTGAACGAGTCCTGCTGGAGTTTAGTTTGCTAGATAAATCCATTAAATTCCAGTCCAATCAAACATCAACACATGCATGGATAACATTACCTGGGAAGCACTCtcttttttaagtattaaaaagtaggctattattaaaatgatattaTCACCATGCCTTTCTCAGCAACACACTGAATTAAGTTTGAAGGCTTTATAGGGCTCGTGGAAAGGCATAGGTATAAATGCAGCCGTCGATGCTCTGAGCAGGCTTGTTACTCCTGTACTGGGACCCAGTGAGGAATCTGTGCAGGGAAAACTAACTCACCATACATTtgcaattgtgtgttttctaaaTTTCTATAGTAGTCAAAACCctgatatttgtcttttttttcgtAATAACTTCATACATCCAGACACACTTTCTCTCCCTGACTCTCTTTCACATGTGCTcatcttgcacacacacacacacacacacacacgtcctcaGATCAAACAAAATCTGTGACACAAACTTCAATGGTCAGTTGCTATGTGATTAGAATatagaataaatgttttttatattgcaagtttacagatttttttaaaagtcaatcTCTATGGCTCTATTCCCATAAACGTAGTGACACGTGGGCACGCACTTCACATGTGACAACATGCGAGTGTTTGTGACAGAGGGATAGAAGACAAGCGAAAaagggagaaagggagagagagattaaTGAACTACTGGATGCTAAGTTTATTTGAGGATGGAGGAGTCACAATGAGCTTCGAGTCTGACATGGGACTAACAACACCCTCAATTAGGTTCTTGTTGCAGTCGCCTATGTTGCCTTCAGAGGACAGTTTGGGGTGGCTGATGCCGCCTGTCAGGTCCATCAGGTCTTCAAGAGCACGGGTGTTGCTCACATTGCTGGGCTGGATTTCGTTAACTGGTGAAAACTCTGGGATTGAAATCAGCTCCTCCTTTGAAACTGGGCTGGAATATAATAGTTTAATaagcattattttaaatattggtGGCCTTAAAGACCAAATGTGTAATGTGGTGAGAACTACCAGAGGTGGGACCACATTACTGTATTGCAAGTATAACAAgtagtctcaagtctttgcacatGCCGAGTTAAGACTGTAAAGACCAAAGTCAAGACTGAAAAGTCCCTAGCCCCAATTTTGAGTTTCAAGTCCCAGACAAGTCATATGTTGTTCACCAAATGTAAGTTGTTATGCTTCTGTTTGTAAATTTTGAGCTGCGTCTTTTGCAATTCCTTTTTTGTTGACTACTACTTATTTTTTGTACgcaaatgaaatcatttttgctATCATTTTTCCAACTGGTTTGGTAACATGATCGTTAGTTCTTCATCGTTCTCTCCTGATTCTTTGATTGGATGCTTTGGATTGGTTCaatccatagactgtataaaataatagatgTAGCTACTCTGACATCACTGATTGTGGGCTCGTGATTTGAAGGcttgaatttggcattttgtctgCCGCTGTCTTGGTGGGCTTTTTAACCACAATTGACCATAATTgaacaagagggtggagctgtggaggagcgaagAGTAGATCTAAACCACAGATAGTAGCAATGCTCCACAAACAGCCTGTCAGTTACGTGGCAACAACctaaaatatgcataacttttggcttaataaaattaaaatgggtGAATAATATAAAACTGCACCTACATGCAATTGCCATGAATcatgaaattagctatagagacccaaactgtttgggggttttgtactgggctgtaaacatgtttttttctgctgtgaagttagGCATTtgaacatgggggtctatggagACTGACTGTTTTAGAGCCTCACTTAAATGGCccttagaggaactgcagtttttgcaacttctgcATTGCCTTCACTTTTCAGCCTCCAAGGCTGATGATTGGTTGAAAGAAAGTAGAGCATGTAGGGTATTATGTGCTGGGAATGAACAGCATTACTGTTAGTTGACTCAAGAAATGAAGACAAACTAATTGATCTGTGGCACACTTTTTACATAACGTACTTTTTCACCATTGGACTTGGGGGAAGCGATCAAATATTTTCACGtcaacagaataaatgttaaGTGAAGTCCTGAGTTATTGGTGTgaaagtccaaaaataaattggaagtcctattttaaaattttatcaaGTCAAGTCTAGAGTTATCAAATTTGGGACTAAAGTCTtactcaagtccaagtcaagtgACTCAAGTCAACACCTCAAAGAGCTATTGTAATAATGCAGGGTTACCTGATGACTCACCTGACCTCCATAGACTGCACCTCATCAGAAGACGCTGTACCCTTCACGTCTAGTGGCTGCAGCTTGATGACTGGTGGTGACAGGTGTACCACTGGCAGTGGTTCCACTGAGGATCTAATGACCTCCATCTGGGAGCCTCCTTTAGCAGCTGTCGACACACTCAGGCTTTGCTGTTTGCTCACTTCAGCAGTCTGATGGCTTCTCATCAAGGCACTTCCTTCACCCTTCACCGCTCCATTCATCATACCGCCCTCCATTTGGTTGACTTTGGCATCTGCTGACTTTGTCGcctctttatttatttggtcTGCGGCTTTAACATGTGCTCTGTGCGGCTTGTTTACATTGGTTTCCACCTCTTTTCCCTGTTGCTTGACAACACAGGCTTTGCCCCCCCTGTTAAGTTGGCCAGCGTGCTCTTCACTGGTTTGTTTGATGTCCGGTCTCTTGTCAGGAACACTTTTTGTTGGTGTCACTTGATGAGTCTTGTTTTTAACTTCCAAATTCTTATGATTGTCCATTtgtactgctgctgctgctgcttctttcTTCACCAGGGTACATTCCTTCGTGTTGACCTTGTCTGTGACCTGCTCTTTAACCTGAAACTCAACCTTTTTGATTGCTTGCTCGTTGACCTGAGCATTAGTTTGAACAGTCTTTACTTGTTCTTCACCTGTGGAGAATGAAAAACATCACGGTGGGATACAAACTTAGACTGTCCAGCTAACAACTGAATTTCATTTGAATCGACTTGAGTCCCGTGAACAGTAACCATTGGTGGGATGTCACAAAGGTTACGATATTGTAACCCTACTTCTATTAGCACAGGCGCAACCTTCTATTGGACTCTATTGATAACACTCTCCTTTAATCATGAGCACACAATTGTGTACTAAAATTTGCATAAACATAGCTGGCCAATCAGGGTGTGCCTACACAAATATGCTCGGACACCGTAAGGCAGTAGACAAAGCTGTCTGCTTTCCTGCACCCCCATCAGTGAATGCCATAGAAGCCAGGGCTCCAGCTGTGCTAATATAACTCAGTTAGAATACTGTTACCTTTGTTTAATCTCACACAAGTTCCACCCTCTACTTGACTCTATAGGCACAATGGGTGGAACCAGATGAATAAACGCCCTGTTGCAACATAACATCCACCCAGCCACACTGATCCTGACCAATGGGCAAATCACTGTTCCTGAAGAGAACATGAAGGCTTGGAAGGCAGTCTGTGGTGCTGCCTTATATAAGGTGGGGTCCACACATATTTGGCTTGGCCCATCCTGATTGTGGGCGAATGCATGCTCGTGATTAGTGCATAGCAAAGTCCAACTGAAGGTGGGGCCTGTGTTAAGATAGAAgtatgtacatttatttatgtactttacttaagtgaGAATGTGAGgttctttacttgagtattttaatcccataccattttctgtttcaacagTAAAACATTTTGGATGGAAATATTGTAGGCTACTTTTTAACTTGATTTAAAAGTGtctgcatacttttacttttaatactttaagtaaatTCTTCTGATTatacttacatacttttacttaaataaaattgtaaatgcTGGTAATACTACCTTTACttgaatagaatagaatagaatagaagagaagagaagagaagagaagagaagagaagagaagagaagagaagagaagagaagagaagagaagagaataCATCGTTGTTGTCCACAAGGTTGGAAATTTGAAGATCTGAACACTCTTCACCACTGGCAGTAACAGGATGTCACATATAACCAGGATTACTGCTGATACTAAATACTGACATTAGCTCAACTGTAAAACTCAAATAAGTTGAGAATTAACACTCACTCTAAATAAAGTTTGAGCTCACACTGCGCAGAGCCAGAGAACTCCCTGAGTACATTTTCCAAGGGCATTTTCAAGAGCAGCTAATTATACAGTCAGCTCCCATGGTACTTCTCTACAGTAAAACCTGCCCTATCAGCACCAAGAGGAGAGTCCTTGGCTGCTGCTCCATATTCCAGAAAATACTGTATAATCTCCACCAAATGGTTTTAAATGCAATTGATAGACAAGGATCATAGCTGTTCATTCTTCTAAACAGCCGTAGCATCAGAATTCCTGTATAACAAGAAATAACAAGAATGCTGGAAAAATATTGGTGCATGTCCCCTATAGAAATTCCACACAAGCCAACTCATAAAAAAGTAGATTACTGCTGCGCATGCTCAAAATAAGCTAATAACTGAATGAAATCATTGACCATGCATGccctgtttgcatttttacagcTGCAAGGcatacagagagagggaggaagcaCGGGCGGCAAGCAAACTGAAGTATTTGCAGGGCGACTGAATAATGTACTAACCTGGTAGTGAGACGGGCTCCGTCTCCACCTGCTCCTCCTTCTGATTCAATGCCTAACAGAGATGATCACGTCAACGTTTGTGGCAATCAGGACACAAAACCAACCAAGTATCACCAACAATAGAATTTAATAAAgataacaacaacagaaaagtcagagttttaataaattaaagttgaaaAATCCCATAATGAGCAGGTGCTAAAAGGCAGCGGGACTACTGTACGAGAACGGGGGGCGCCTCTTACAGTACCTTCAAGTCAGCTTCACCCTTCCTCGTTCTCTTCATGATCTCCTCAATTCTCTGCAAAAATATGTCAGCACTTAATCACTGTGTGAACTTCACAGAATTCagagtttaaaacatttaaagtgcaACATGCAGTCAGCATGCAATGGATGCTTGAACTGTCGTCGAGGCATTTTGTATTTACAATGACCTTTTTTCTTAgttgcctctcctcctcctcttgttgtgtctgcagctctctgtcttGCCGCTGACGCTCGGCATTCTCCTGAGCCTGGACTTTggccttttctttctgttaagACAGAGCGTAGTTTATACAATGTGCCAAAGATTCTCCTGAAATTTACAAAACTCTAACGCAAGAACAACTCCCTGGCACATTTTAATGATCTCTCACCTCTTTGTCCATCTGTAGCtccttctgctgctcctccttctTTTGTTTGCCTTCTTCCTCTTTGAGTCTGTGAAgctcttcctcctttttctccttttctttcacttgttGAGTCGTTGCCTCCTGCTGTCGCTGCTCTTGTGCGAGCTGTTTGGTCAGCTGCTCCTCCCGTAGTCTGATTGACATGTGCATACAGttgttaaacacatttaaagcctCATGGATTATTCAATACTGTCTTTTATCATGATTTTTTCAATGAACTCACCGTTGTTCTTCCTCCTGTTCCCGTTTTTTCTCTTCCAATTCTTTCTGAGCTCGAGCCTGACGCCTTCGCTCTGCCAGCAACCTGGTAGCCTCCTCTGCATTTGTTGTGCCAGCTGCCACCTTCCCTGTGTTGCACGGTGCTGATTCTGTCAAAGAAAGACTGGTGTAAGATCATCCAAGTGTACTACTTGACTCAATTTAGCATAAAGCTACAAATCCTCGATTGTTCTTTGTATAAAATCCACCTTTTTTCTTGTCTCCATCCTGAGTGTTGCTCTGTGTCTTCTTTTCCAAGGAATCCACTTTGGGAGACATGTGGTCCTTTCTGTCAGgggactgatttttttcagatgtgtCACCTTTGAGATGCTTTTCTAAGACGTCACCTTTAGAGGATCTGGCTTTAGCAATTTCAGCGTTGATGACATTCTTCTCATCTTGTGTAGATGGATTCGTGCTGCTGATGTCTGTATTCTTCTTCACTGCTTTGGATTGTTCGCTGTGTTTCTCCACCTTCTTCTCTTCCACTCTCCTATCATCAGGTGACAGATTTGCACGTTGTCTTGTAGGAGAGTAATGGTACTGATGTGCATTGCTTGGAGACTGGGCTCGCATCTTAGATGCCAGCCTGCACACAGATGGAGATGTTTGGTTTAAGAATTAAGTGTTTAATAACAAGAgagatattttaaaattgtactGTCAAAATTAGGTAATGGTCTCTACTGACAGCCATGTTTGTCCACCTTTGACTTAACAAATCATCTTACTTGGAGGTAGTAGGGGAGGCCAAGTGTCTTGTGACACTAGCAGGGGATTCTGATCTTCTCAAAGGGGATCCACAACCTGGGGATTCAGTTCTTCTTTCTCTGCGCAGTCGCTCTTTCTGTAAGCAGAGTGATTTAAGACATAAGATCTTGCAGCTTGCAGGGCTGAACAATacggagaaaatcaaatatcccaaatttttttcaccaaataactcaatatcaatattgcgATCATATTTTAATGTTGACTACTGTTGCCTTTTGTTGGCACAAAGTAGTTACACAATGATGGATATGATGGTGGATATGATGATATGATGACTATGTGGATAAAGGCAATTAATCAAACAGCTAGAAAAGTCTGGggagttcagaaaattacatgactttactgtaatgcagcctttaaaaccagaaaagtttataaaaaaaaataaaaaacttgaaaaaagcTTACAATATTACaacatccaaaatctaagatgatatccAATCTCATATcactttatcaaaataatatGCAATATAGTGCCCAGCCATAATTCTTACAAAAGTTATGAAAGTATGTCAAAGTACAGCACATCAGTAGATTAGATTGGATTCATTTATTGCCATTTGCATAAGTACAGAACATCAACAGTcaattttgggggaaaaaaaggcaattaaagGGGCATTAAAGTAAGTTCTGACCTTGGGGGTATTGGGAGTGGACTGTGAGCCTCCCTGAAGTCCAGCTCTGTTGTGATCTGCAGGGTTAAGCGAGCTGCGGAAAGGTGACCTGTGAGGGCTGCAGGGCGCTGCATGAtgacaaacaccatgttcatcAAATCAAATGATGGTAAATCACAAGTGACAGAGGGATGTTAATACAGTAGCCAGGGGAAGGCTTGACTGGACAGTGTGTGCTGCACTCAGCTGAAGCTGACAGactcatatttgtattttaaagccACAAACTTAAAGGGCAACTCTACCTAAATTTAAAATTCAGATATATTATTATTCCCACAGCCTGGggaagttcaatcaatatttgtgaacatgagctactctctcggaaagccagaaaccagagaagtatGTCTCAAacctgtgatgtcatcaagtatagagtctgaaaaagaaaatgttcacatACCTGTATACTCAGAACAATGccctggctgctctcagtgtcatctagaaggtctttttctttttcattgtcaGTGGACCATTTCCACactttataccctatgacatcacaaatctGAGCTTTAGCACTCTAGCTTTAGGATTTTGGAGAGAGTCGTCCCATTTTAccaatatttttggactgtagACCATGGGAGTAACGTATGAATTTTGAACATAGGCATAGCTCCCCTTTAAGTTACAAATTATCTTCTTGAAGTTGTGGTTAGTTGTGGTAGTCAGCTTTTGATTTAGGTAGAAAAACTGCATACATACATctcaaatgtacatttttttcttagcaTCAGATGCAGGATCAACTTTGTCCAGATCAACTCAAAGTAAGCATGTTTGCCTTATTGAACAAACATGGAGAGAGACATTCTTGATCTGACTATGCCTGGAAAAAGAGGTCATTGATTTCCCAGAATTAAATTAGCCCCAACTGAGGGTAGGACATCGAACACATCGTGTGCCTTTTAACTGCCAGTATGACTGATTCAACCAACAGTCAGACATAATGGGGTGTTAATGCCTCTGTTAGTCATCTTTAGGAATTAATCCTGAGTATGTATGCTCCTGTGCAGTgatgcatgcacacacgtgCCAGCATGGTGGCTGTGAACAATAATACACGGACCTAGTGTGaacacacaaccacaaaagCAAAGGCCCAACAAGCATCAAACAGCAGAAGCGGTCTTCTTGCCATCTCTTGTAACTTCTCATCCATCTGTCACCATCTGTGAAGAGTAATCTCTAAAGAGTGCAGCACTCTCAGTGGGATGACgtatctattttatttctattctaGGTCATATGCAGTTAATCTCCAAAACCTTCTGCTCCAGGGAGTCAGCACCACTTAgctgctttcatttttaaaagccaggttataaaaaaacaaaatgaaacaaatactTCTAACTCATCTACAAACTGTGACAATAATACCCCTGGTGTTTGAGATCATTAAGGTTTACAAGTCACTCTGATCCAGTGTCCTTTAGCCTGTTTGTGATTACTGAGGTTACTAATCTGGGGAAACTAATCCCAATGTGACTTCTGGGGAAAGTTGAAAGAATTATACATACTGATCATGTGTTTCTACTTAACCCTTCAGAAACCTAGAgtgacatcaattttcttgtgctgctgtcagacgcctttcacaagtatttaaaccattgaaCACTCAGCAAATTGGTGCGTTTCCTTTCGAAAACATACGaaaaaaggcagtaagcaacttggtaagaaattttccacaaattgcaagacattagaagatttagaaaattatctttaaaaagctggggagaaatgtttagggaaaaaaatagatttataattatcataactgggtattttaaagttatgttacagaattattatatttttaaagcactaaagcccttttttctttcttttatttctttttcatttttgtttttttaactaataggtaattttcttgttggtttttttttttactttcttgttcatttttgtctctgttggcTCATATCCGTCTTTCCGTGTTTCTAAAAGACATCAAGGCattttgcacaggtttcaaagggttacaccAACATGTTCCATAGGGATACCAGGCTGAAGGTGATGAAGTAACTGAGAAGAACATGTTTGTGCTGTTAAGATTTAGCCTATAAAATAGCAGATGCAGGTGCATTTTCTTATTGTCCTCTTTGTCCTGCATGGTGTCAGGTTGCAGTCATAGAGGAAAACACCAGAGTCCGTCCAGAACATTATAGGAAGGTTGGAAATGTTTCAGCTTGATTCTGCCTAAAAATTAGGTTAGATCATAATAAGACTAAATGCTCCGGCACCGTTTACTTGTCTCCACAGTGCTGCACTTCCACACTGACTTTTGTGGCGTTAACTCAAAGATAGAAGCCACTGCTgc
This genomic window from Plectropomus leopardus isolate mb chromosome 13, YSFRI_Pleo_2.0, whole genome shotgun sequence contains:
- the map7d2a gene encoding MAP7 domain-containing protein 2a isoform X2, translated to MAKTVAPSNAITGEKMAPPSITLLPEKRSPTNGHSSPARTGRTTPSNTEKRPQINGHPSPSHLASNNNHAVVEGYMKTDDRMRLAKERREERERSLAAREQLIREKERRARLQYERTVEERWRRLEEQRQKEELRRAAVEEKRRQQLEEERERLEALMKRSLERSLQLEQRTKRWSRGCPAGAGDSENAPLPFSAASAFSHGIASPLPAVSESAPCSPHRSPFRSSLNPADHNRAGLQGGSQSTPNTPKKERLRRERRTESPGCGSPLRRSESPASVTRHLASPTTSKLASKMRAQSPSNAHQYHYSPTRQRANLSPDDRRVEEKKVEKHSEQSKAVKKNTDISSTNPSTQDEKNVINAEIAKARSSKGDVLEKHLKGDTSEKNQSPDRKDHMSPKVDSLEKKTQSNTQDGDKKKESAPCNTGKVAAGTTNAEEATRLLAERRRQARAQKELEEKKREQEEEQRLREEQLTKQLAQEQRQQEATTQQVKEKEKKEEELHRLKEEEGKQKKEEQQKELQMDKEKEKAKVQAQENAERQRQDRELQTQQEEEERQLRKKRIEEIMKRTRKGEADLKALNQKEEQVETEPVSLPGEEQVKTVQTNAQVNEQAIKKVEFQVKEQVTDKVNTKECTLVKKEAAAAAVQMDNHKNLEVKNKTHQVTPTKSVPDKRPDIKQTSEEHAGQLNRGGKACVVKQQGKEVETNVNKPHRAHVKAADQINKEATKSADAKVNQMEGGMMNGAVKGEGSALMRSHQTAEVSKQQSLSVSTAAKGGSQMEVIRSSVEPLPVVHLSPPVIKLQPLDVKGTASSDEVQSMEVSPVSKEELISIPEFSPVNEIQPSNVSNTRALEDLMDLTGGISHPKLSSEGNIGDCNKNLIEGVVSPMSDSKLIVTPPSSNKLSIQ
- the map7d2a gene encoding MAP7 domain-containing protein 2a isoform X1 codes for the protein MAKTVAPSNAITGEKMAPPSITLLPEKRSPTNGHSSPARTGRTTPSNTEKRPQINGHPSPSHLASNNNHAGKQIVEGYMKTDDRMRLAKERREERERSLAAREQLIREKERRARLQYERTVEERWRRLEEQRQKEELRRAAVEEKRRQQLEEERERLEALMKRSLERSLQLEQRTKRWSRGCPAGAGDSENAPLPFSAASAFSHGIASPLPAVSESAPCSPHRSPFRSSLNPADHNRAGLQGGSQSTPNTPKKERLRRERRTESPGCGSPLRRSESPASVTRHLASPTTSKLASKMRAQSPSNAHQYHYSPTRQRANLSPDDRRVEEKKVEKHSEQSKAVKKNTDISSTNPSTQDEKNVINAEIAKARSSKGDVLEKHLKGDTSEKNQSPDRKDHMSPKVDSLEKKTQSNTQDGDKKKESAPCNTGKVAAGTTNAEEATRLLAERRRQARAQKELEEKKREQEEEQRLREEQLTKQLAQEQRQQEATTQQVKEKEKKEEELHRLKEEEGKQKKEEQQKELQMDKEKEKAKVQAQENAERQRQDRELQTQQEEEERQLRKKRIEEIMKRTRKGEADLKALNQKEEQVETEPVSLPGEEQVKTVQTNAQVNEQAIKKVEFQVKEQVTDKVNTKECTLVKKEAAAAAVQMDNHKNLEVKNKTHQVTPTKSVPDKRPDIKQTSEEHAGQLNRGGKACVVKQQGKEVETNVNKPHRAHVKAADQINKEATKSADAKVNQMEGGMMNGAVKGEGSALMRSHQTAEVSKQQSLSVSTAAKGGSQMEVIRSSVEPLPVVHLSPPVIKLQPLDVKGTASSDEVQSMEVSPVSKEELISIPEFSPVNEIQPSNVSNTRALEDLMDLTGGISHPKLSSEGNIGDCNKNLIEGVVSPMSDSKLIVTPPSSNKLSIQ
- the map7d2a gene encoding MAP7 domain-containing protein 2a isoform X3 codes for the protein MAKTVAPSNAITGEKMAPPSITLLPEKRSPTNGHSSPARTGRTTPSNTEKRPQINGHPSPSHLASNNNHAGKQIVEGYMKTDDRMRLAKERREERERSLAAREQLIREKERRARLQYERTVEERWRRLEEQRQKEELRRAAVEEKRRQQLEEERERLEALMKRSLERSLQLEQRTKRWSRGCPAGAAPCSPHRSPFRSSLNPADHNRAGLQGGSQSTPNTPKKERLRRERRTESPGCGSPLRRSESPASVTRHLASPTTSKLASKMRAQSPSNAHQYHYSPTRQRANLSPDDRRVEEKKVEKHSEQSKAVKKNTDISSTNPSTQDEKNVINAEIAKARSSKGDVLEKHLKGDTSEKNQSPDRKDHMSPKVDSLEKKTQSNTQDGDKKKESAPCNTGKVAAGTTNAEEATRLLAERRRQARAQKELEEKKREQEEEQRLREEQLTKQLAQEQRQQEATTQQVKEKEKKEEELHRLKEEEGKQKKEEQQKELQMDKEKEKAKVQAQENAERQRQDRELQTQQEEEERQLRKKRIEEIMKRTRKGEADLKALNQKEEQVETEPVSLPGEEQVKTVQTNAQVNEQAIKKVEFQVKEQVTDKVNTKECTLVKKEAAAAAVQMDNHKNLEVKNKTHQVTPTKSVPDKRPDIKQTSEEHAGQLNRGGKACVVKQQGKEVETNVNKPHRAHVKAADQINKEATKSADAKVNQMEGGMMNGAVKGEGSALMRSHQTAEVSKQQSLSVSTAAKGGSQMEVIRSSVEPLPVVHLSPPVIKLQPLDVKGTASSDEVQSMEVSPVSKEELISIPEFSPVNEIQPSNVSNTRALEDLMDLTGGISHPKLSSEGNIGDCNKNLIEGVVSPMSDSKLIVTPPSSNKLSIQ